Part of the Spea bombifrons isolate aSpeBom1 chromosome 3, aSpeBom1.2.pri, whole genome shotgun sequence genome, TATTTAAAAGCTTGGATTCTTCTCCACTTAACTGTTTTTTACCTCCACCCCTGCCTTctaatctgtttttttgcatctcCTGTTCTGCTCTTCTGACTGTACACCACACACTGGGATTTACACATAGAGGAAAGTGCTTCAATCAGTGcattataacccccccccgccccaagACAACCTTTAAATGTAGGCTCTCTTAGGTTGCCCTATAACCAGATGGCTGCAAAGGTCTTCTTATGATAACCAATATCTGGAAGTCAGTTCTGTAACTGGCACACACAGAACACTTATGGTCATCCTTTCGCTTTCTACAAACTCAGACATTGTGGACTTTGTGTGCTTTGATGTCAAATCAATCCTCGTAAAGCTCTCTCCAACAGAGATTGCTTTGCCTCCTTTCTTAGAATAAAGAATCAAACGGAAACACAAAAAGGAAGTTAAACCCCAATAGGGATTTTATTTACTCACTACAGCTAGTAATGCATTAGCTACAAACAGTTACAGTTGAATGGACATTGGTTTCAGGCATAAACAGATCGGAGCTACAGGTAACTTTTCACTTTATCATTTAAGTGCATTTCTGGACTAGTATCTAGTCACGCAGAAAGAAACTCAAATGCGGTGTCCTTTTCTTCCTGAAGTTCTTTGGCAGTTAAATCCATCTTCTCACGAGAGAAGGCATCGATCTTTAGACCTTCAACAATCTTCCAGGTCTTATCCTgataaaagaaggaaaaaaacagcaaaattgGTAGTTGTGTAGCTCCTCTGTAATGCCGTATTCCTAATTTTATTGCATCTTACTGCACCTTCAAATGGGAAGACTTTGCAGAGAGAGGCTTACCTTGATGGTAACAGGGAAAGAATACAGCAAACCTTCAGGCACTCCATAGGGGTTTCCATCAGAAATGACACCCATAGAAACAAACTGCCCCTAAAGACAAAAAGtggtgtttttattattctgttCTATATGGAAGCTCTATCTTTTGTTTGATGCGTTTTAGAATGTTCAATGGGGTGAGAGAGCATTAATGTGTGCCCCTAGTGCCTGTGCACGGAGAAGTATTGTCCCATCACACTATGTGTAATCCTTTTACATATCTGTCCAAGCATTCTTACtgtaagcaaacaaaaaaaccccaagaccAAGCACTCAAAATACTTAAATATCAGAATTGTTGGAATCGTTTATAAGTAATGGATAGGATGTGGGTCTCCATGTGATCCAAACAAGCCAAGTACATTGACCATTTACCTCTGGGGTTCCAAACCAGATGTCTCTCACGTGATCACAGATGGCTTTGGCAGCAGACATGGCACTGGATAACTTCCTTGCCTTAATAACAGCGGCACCGCGCTGCTGCACAGTCTAGGAGGGGACAAAGAAAAGTAGGGGGATGCCCCATGTCATCAGCAGTAACAGTCTAATTACAGTATTTATCCCGTACACAGTACCTTCGTATTAAACCACACCATGCCTCCTGCAGCAAATATTTTCATGAACTGTGATAGAGATGTCTACTGTAGCGATTCACAGAAGACCACATTTATGGTCTGCTAGATTTTAAAGGAAGAGATGATCCTGCTCTAGAGCTTACAGCCTAAAAAGGAGTGAACAGTCCCGTTTTAGGACAAGTAGTTTAACCACCAAGCATGAACGGAGCCACCTTtggtaatttattattttatatagcgccataatattccatagagctgtacagtgggtagacaggacaaaaGTAGTAATTTAAAGTACGTTTAACACATACACTGAAAAGCTGCACCGTTTTGGCAGACAGAGctaaataagcaaaaaataagTGCTTCTGCGGCAATGTTGGGCCGCTGTATTTGGTTATACTGACCCCATAGTGGCAACTGCTGTGACACATGACCATCTGATGCAAAGTTCCCAACATCAACATCACAACAGTGAGGCTCTTAATATAGTACAGAATATTTAACCACACTCAATGGAGGAAAATAGCCTTACAGAGATGAAGTCTCCTTTTATCCAGCTGTCATCTTTCACAGCATCAAGTGCAGAAGACTCCTTCCCTTCTATGTTAACAGAGGCATGAGAAGCATCAGGATACTGGGTGGATGAATGATTTCCCCAAATAATCACATTCTTTACATCACCAGATGACACTCCCAACCTGAGTGCAATCTTAAgtagggagaagaaaaaaaaaaccagaagatATTAACGATGGACAATTTGATATATTTAGTCAAAAGAGATCAAAATGTAGATGCATGTAAACATGTGACTACAAAGCTGTATTAGCTAACGATATACCCTCTAATGACACGCAAAATTACAAAGGCGTATATGTGCGGGGGAGATGTGTTGTACAGAGAAATCAGTAAGTTGGTATGCAAGATCTACTCACTACAGGTTACAGAAATGTTTTCTAAAGGTCGGTAATTTTATGTTAGGATCCCCGGCTACAACAAGGAGTTTAGTTCTTTGGGCAACTTATGCTCACCTAATACGGTTTTATGCTTTCTATTTCAAGATCAGTTATTAGAGTGTCACAACATGCCCCTATAGAAGAGTAATAAGCTTAGTGGAAGCAATAATCACTAGAGC contains:
- the MDH1 gene encoding malate dehydrogenase, cytoplasmic, whose product is MPEAIRVLVTGAAGQIAYSLMQSIANGSVFGKDQPVVLVLLDITPMMGVLDGVVMELHDSAHPTLKEVIGTDKEEVAFKDLDVAILVGSMPRKEGMERKDLLKANVKIFKSQGAALDKYSKKTVRVVVVGNPANTNCLTALRSAPSIPKENFSCLTRLDHNRALAQIALRLGVSSGDVKNVIIWGNHSSTQYPDASHASVNIEGKESSALDAVKDDSWIKGDFISTVQQRGAAVIKARKLSSAMSAAKAICDHVRDIWFGTPEGQFVSMGVISDGNPYGVPEGLLYSFPVTIKDKTWKIVEGLKIDAFSREKMDLTAKELQEEKDTAFEFLSA